The following are encoded in a window of Arthrobacter sp. OAP107 genomic DNA:
- a CDS encoding IclR family transcriptional regulator yields MGRGIMAVLAVGSRHAAGLPGGTVADIANDLGKDRSQVSRSLRGAEQEGFLQRGELRSYTVSWSLFTDAQLLTEQRLQSDGMTALEGLAGETDEGCFLGVLSADSTVTIGERVPASSNMVGSWLGRPYPAYCSDAGQALLWEASDTEVRTVLANASFVRHGPNTPVDVEDFLARLRDARSRGYCIVDEEAEPGLYSLAVPIRDFKGDVVAALQVVGRKTRLEPRRESCAAALMSWGKWLESALGYSGQGKELS; encoded by the coding sequence ATGGGCCGCGGAATCATGGCCGTCCTTGCCGTCGGCTCCCGTCACGCAGCAGGTCTCCCGGGCGGCACGGTCGCTGATATTGCAAATGATCTGGGCAAAGACCGCAGCCAGGTTTCCCGGAGCCTGCGGGGAGCCGAACAGGAAGGCTTCCTGCAACGCGGCGAGTTGCGGTCATACACAGTGAGTTGGTCGCTCTTTACGGATGCCCAGCTGTTGACAGAGCAGCGGTTGCAGAGCGATGGCATGACCGCATTGGAAGGCTTGGCGGGCGAGACTGACGAAGGATGCTTCCTCGGAGTCCTCAGTGCTGACAGCACCGTGACCATCGGCGAACGGGTTCCGGCAAGCAGCAACATGGTCGGCTCCTGGCTAGGCAGGCCGTACCCGGCTTACTGCAGCGACGCTGGCCAGGCATTGCTATGGGAAGCGTCCGACACGGAGGTCCGGACTGTCTTGGCCAACGCATCGTTTGTTCGCCATGGCCCCAATACTCCCGTTGACGTGGAGGACTTCCTGGCACGCTTGCGTGACGCACGGTCGCGGGGATATTGCATTGTCGACGAAGAAGCTGAACCCGGCCTCTATTCCCTGGCCGTCCCGATCCGGGATTTCAAAGGCGATGTGGTGGCCGCCCTTCAAGTCGTGGGTCGCAAGACCCGCCTCGAACCACGGCGGGAGTCCTGCGCAGCGGCGCTTATGTCATGGGGAAAGTGGCTGGAGTCGGCGCTGGGCTATTCAGGGCAGGGGAAAGAGCTTAGCTAG
- a CDS encoding cyclase family protein, with translation MIETSTTTFWNGLGQLLAGRTFTDLTHAFHPGQPHFPAFPNEIREAVFDMEKGDGFTAHRYSIIGQWGTHVDPPSHFIRGGRTLDQIPATDMILPLVILDITERVSTNNDATPTMDDIREWERRNGEVPAGSFVALRTGWSHRWPDADAMANKDREGVSHTPGWSRDVLSFLIEERSITAVGHEQTDTDPGLATSRQDFSLETYILAQDRWQIELLANLDDLPEWGAAVIATWPKPLRGSGFPARVFAIH, from the coding sequence ATGATTGAAACCAGCACGACAACTTTTTGGAACGGCCTGGGGCAGTTACTTGCCGGAAGGACATTTACCGATCTGACGCACGCGTTCCACCCCGGCCAGCCGCATTTCCCGGCGTTCCCCAACGAAATCAGGGAGGCCGTCTTCGACATGGAGAAGGGCGACGGGTTCACCGCGCACCGATATTCGATCATCGGGCAATGGGGAACGCACGTCGATCCTCCGTCGCACTTCATCCGCGGGGGACGGACCCTGGACCAGATTCCCGCAACAGACATGATCCTTCCGTTGGTGATCCTGGACATCACCGAGCGGGTCAGCACCAATAACGACGCCACACCCACCATGGATGACATTCGGGAGTGGGAGCGCCGCAACGGCGAAGTCCCCGCAGGGTCCTTCGTGGCATTACGGACCGGATGGAGCCACCGCTGGCCGGACGCGGACGCCATGGCGAACAAGGACAGGGAGGGCGTCAGCCACACCCCGGGTTGGTCCCGTGACGTCCTCTCCTTCCTGATCGAAGAGCGCTCAATCACCGCTGTCGGCCATGAACAGACGGACACCGATCCCGGGTTGGCTACTTCCCGCCAGGACTTCAGCCTGGAAACCTACATCCTGGCCCAGGACAGATGGCAAATCGAGCTCCTGGCGAACCTGGATGACCTTCCAGAGTGGGGCGCTGCCGTCATCGCGACGTGGCCGAAGCCCCTGCGGGGCAGCGGATTCCCAGCGCGGGTCTTCGCTATCCACTAG
- the mmuM gene encoding homocysteine S-methyltransferase gives MPRNTTLSRLLGSGAHLTLDGGLATELEAHGCDLGDPLWSAKVLLEQPHLIKQVHRDYFDAGAAIANTASYQATPQGFAMRGIGEAEALELVALSVRLADEARREYLAENPGAGPLLIAGSVGPYGAYLADGSEYRGDYILSREEFMDFHRSRIAALVEAGADLLACETLPSFAEAEALLALGEEFDVESWFSFTLRDGGHISDGTPLAKVAALLGAQQHVVAIGVNCVPLELVSPSLGALGKATGKPLLAYPNSGESYDAGAKTWKPGSGTPGSWRPSSLAEGAGAWRDLGALLIGGCCRTTPRDIAAVAGLSTKG, from the coding sequence ATGCCCCGAAACACCACCCTGTCCCGTTTGCTCGGCTCCGGTGCGCATCTGACACTGGACGGCGGGCTTGCCACTGAGCTTGAAGCACACGGATGCGATCTGGGCGATCCTCTGTGGTCGGCCAAGGTCCTTTTGGAGCAGCCGCACCTGATCAAGCAGGTACATCGCGACTATTTCGACGCCGGCGCCGCAATCGCCAATACCGCCAGCTATCAGGCCACGCCGCAAGGGTTTGCCATGCGCGGCATTGGCGAGGCGGAAGCCTTGGAATTGGTGGCGTTGAGCGTTCGCTTGGCCGACGAGGCGCGGCGGGAGTACCTGGCCGAAAACCCCGGTGCCGGCCCCTTGCTCATCGCCGGCTCCGTTGGTCCGTATGGCGCCTATCTCGCGGACGGTTCCGAATACCGGGGAGACTACATCCTTAGCCGGGAAGAATTCATGGACTTCCACAGATCCCGCATCGCGGCCTTAGTGGAAGCAGGTGCCGACCTTCTGGCGTGCGAGACGCTGCCCTCTTTTGCAGAGGCTGAGGCTCTTTTGGCGCTCGGGGAAGAGTTCGACGTCGAATCCTGGTTTTCCTTCACGCTGCGGGACGGCGGGCACATCAGCGACGGCACGCCCCTCGCTAAGGTTGCGGCGCTTTTGGGGGCGCAGCAGCATGTGGTGGCCATCGGCGTGAATTGCGTGCCATTGGAATTGGTGTCCCCGTCCCTTGGGGCCCTGGGCAAAGCCACCGGCAAGCCGTTGCTCGCGTACCCGAATTCGGGCGAAAGCTATGACGCCGGCGCCAAAACGTGGAAGCCCGGCAGCGGGACTCCCGGTTCCTGGCGGCCGTCGAGCCTCGCCGAAGGGGCTGGCGCCTGGCGCGACCTTGGTGCCCTCCTCATTGGCGGGTGCTGCAGGACGACGCCGCGGGATATCGCTGCCGTGGCAGGGCTATCAACGAAAGGTTAG
- a CDS encoding ATP-binding cassette domain-containing protein, with protein MTLGDAAEPLVHIENFRMDFGETTVVKDLSFDVRAGETFGFLGSNGSGKTTTLRALLGIYKPTAGTLHIGGKVFEPKDGARLGYLPEERGLYKKENVLDVMVYFGRLKGLSKHHARAWSQNYLERVGLADKAAVRLDKLSGGQQQKVQLGVTIMNDPDLLILDEPTKGFDPVNRRLLMDIIEEQKLAGATVIMVTHQMEEVERLCDRVILLKDGTSRAYGTVAEVQDQFGGTVYRLGYDGVLPASDLYDVVRDGDGHAELAPAAGADETAVLRELIAAGVAVRSFATARASLEEIFIQVYGEQHEMAEV; from the coding sequence ATGACGTTGGGGGACGCGGCCGAGCCGCTTGTGCACATCGAAAACTTCCGCATGGACTTCGGGGAGACCACGGTCGTCAAAGACCTGTCCTTCGATGTCCGGGCCGGGGAGACCTTCGGGTTCCTGGGCAGCAACGGGTCCGGGAAGACCACCACCCTGCGTGCACTGCTCGGCATCTACAAGCCCACCGCCGGAACGCTGCACATCGGCGGGAAGGTCTTCGAGCCCAAGGACGGCGCCCGGCTGGGGTACCTGCCGGAGGAGCGGGGCCTGTACAAGAAAGAAAACGTCCTGGACGTGATGGTCTACTTCGGCCGGCTCAAGGGCCTGAGCAAGCACCATGCCCGCGCCTGGTCCCAGAACTACCTGGAGCGCGTCGGACTCGCCGACAAGGCCGCGGTCCGGCTGGACAAGCTCTCCGGCGGCCAGCAGCAGAAGGTCCAGCTCGGCGTCACCATCATGAACGACCCCGACCTTCTCATCCTCGATGAGCCCACGAAGGGCTTCGACCCGGTGAACCGACGCCTGCTGATGGACATCATCGAGGAGCAGAAGCTCGCCGGTGCCACGGTCATCATGGTCACCCACCAGATGGAGGAAGTGGAGCGGCTCTGCGACCGCGTCATCCTGCTCAAGGACGGCACCTCCCGCGCGTACGGGACGGTCGCCGAAGTCCAGGACCAGTTCGGCGGCACCGTGTACCGGCTGGGGTACGACGGCGTCCTGCCCGCCTCGGACCTGTACGACGTGGTGCGCGACGGCGACGGGCACGCCGAGCTTGCCCCGGCCGCCGGCGCCGACGAAACGGCGGTACTGCGCGAACTGATCGCGGCCGGAGTCGCGGTGCGCAGCTTCGCCACCGCACGGGCGTCGCTGGAGGAAATCTTCATCCAGGTGTACGGGGAACAGCACGAAATGGCAGAGGTCTAG
- a CDS encoding ABC transporter permease: protein MARTAFKQHNLGTVVGFEFMRTIKKRGFIIATLAIPVVFAIIFALVYASNSSTSANADAQKNSALAFTYTDASGLIPAALAQAVGGTPTSDPAAALEAVKNGRSEAYFAYPADPATQPVKVYGADKGMFENGKYEAVAKHLLTTAAQTRVNSPEVTAALSGGVKFDAETYRDGRVSGGIGSVIPPLLFLVIFYVSIILLSNQMLNSTLEEKENRVTEMILTTLNPTTLITGKIVSLFAVGLLQIAVFLTPIAVAYFLFRDSVSLPDLDLSSLVFEPVPMITGALLLLGGFTLFTGVLVAIGAIMPTAKEAGTIFGPLMALIFVPFYAVSLIVSDPEALIVQVFTYFPLTAPVTALLRNGFGTLGPVESAIVIAEVFIAGILVLRLAVHLFRYGSIEYGRKLSIAGTFRRKELTAK from the coding sequence ATGGCACGCACGGCATTCAAACAGCACAACCTGGGCACCGTCGTCGGGTTCGAATTCATGCGCACCATCAAGAAGCGCGGGTTCATCATCGCCACCCTGGCCATCCCGGTGGTCTTCGCGATCATCTTTGCCCTGGTCTACGCCAGCAACTCGAGCACCTCGGCCAACGCCGACGCCCAGAAGAACTCGGCGCTGGCCTTCACGTACACCGATGCCTCCGGGCTCATCCCCGCAGCGCTGGCCCAGGCCGTCGGCGGGACTCCGACGTCGGACCCTGCCGCCGCGCTGGAGGCTGTGAAGAACGGCCGCAGCGAGGCGTACTTCGCCTACCCGGCCGATCCCGCCACCCAGCCGGTCAAGGTCTACGGCGCGGACAAGGGCATGTTCGAGAACGGCAAGTATGAGGCCGTGGCCAAGCACCTGCTCACCACCGCGGCCCAGACCCGGGTAAATTCGCCGGAAGTCACCGCCGCCTTGAGCGGCGGAGTGAAGTTCGACGCCGAAACGTACCGGGACGGCCGGGTTTCCGGAGGCATCGGTTCAGTCATACCGCCGCTGCTGTTTCTGGTCATTTTCTACGTCAGCATCATTTTGCTGTCCAACCAGATGCTCAACAGCACGCTGGAGGAGAAGGAGAACCGGGTCACGGAGATGATCCTGACCACCCTGAACCCCACCACCCTGATCACCGGCAAGATCGTGTCCCTGTTCGCCGTCGGGCTCCTCCAGATAGCAGTGTTCCTCACGCCGATCGCCGTCGCCTACTTCCTCTTCCGCGACTCGGTGTCCCTGCCCGACCTCGACCTGTCCTCCCTGGTGTTCGAGCCCGTCCCGATGATCACCGGCGCGCTGCTGCTGCTGGGCGGGTTCACCCTGTTCACCGGCGTGCTCGTGGCCATCGGCGCCATCATGCCCACGGCCAAGGAAGCCGGCACCATCTTCGGCCCCCTGATGGCCCTGATCTTCGTGCCCTTCTACGCCGTCAGCCTCATCGTCAGCGACCCCGAAGCCCTGATCGTGCAGGTCTTCACCTACTTCCCGCTCACCGCCCCGGTCACCGCACTGCTCCGCAACGGCTTCGGAACCCTAGGGCCCGTCGAATCTGCCATCGTTATCGCCGAGGTCTTCATCGCGGGGATCCTCGTCCTGCGCCTGGCCGTGCACCTGTTCCGCTACGGCTCCATCGAATACGGCCGCAAGCTCTCCATCGCCGGGACGTTCCGCCGGAAGGAACTGACTGCCAAGTAG
- a CDS encoding diacylglycerol kinase family protein, which produces MTASGPHRAPATRFDRAVLVFNPGKPGMAARIAELQRDLAAGVPDLQVELLPTGFAGHARDLARSAAAAGSPLIVSVSGDGGYNEVINGAMDVPGSSAVCTVVAAGNANDHHRSMPARPLPEAVREGRVRHIDLLRITFGTEQPAQVHYSHSYIGFGLTPLMAIGIESGGKGKFLELMSVARTLSHLSPFELVRADGATARFDSLILANISRMAKYGTVSESVGPDDGLFEVVTLPHSGRWKMALMTLRAVTLGLGNQPSVSSYAFTTRDAVPCQIDGEVRHLPAATHVLVESAKGALAVI; this is translated from the coding sequence ATGACAGCGAGTGGGCCCCACCGGGCACCCGCAACCCGTTTTGACCGTGCCGTCCTGGTCTTCAATCCCGGCAAGCCCGGCATGGCCGCCAGGATAGCCGAACTGCAGCGGGATCTGGCGGCCGGAGTACCGGATCTGCAGGTTGAGTTGCTGCCCACCGGCTTTGCCGGGCACGCACGGGACCTTGCACGGTCCGCGGCGGCGGCAGGGTCCCCGCTCATTGTTTCGGTCAGCGGCGACGGCGGGTACAACGAGGTTATCAACGGGGCGATGGACGTTCCCGGCAGCAGCGCGGTGTGCACCGTCGTCGCGGCAGGTAACGCCAATGACCACCACCGCAGCATGCCCGCACGACCGCTGCCGGAAGCCGTCCGGGAAGGCCGGGTCCGGCATATCGACCTGTTGCGCATTACGTTCGGGACGGAACAGCCGGCGCAGGTCCACTACTCCCACTCCTACATAGGTTTCGGGCTCACGCCGCTGATGGCCATCGGCATCGAGAGCGGCGGAAAGGGCAAATTCCTCGAACTTATGTCCGTTGCCCGTACGCTCTCCCATTTGAGCCCGTTCGAGCTGGTCAGGGCCGACGGGGCCACCGCCCGCTTCGACAGCCTGATCCTGGCCAACATTTCGCGGATGGCCAAGTACGGGACGGTCAGCGAGTCGGTGGGCCCCGACGACGGCCTGTTCGAGGTTGTGACGCTCCCCCACTCCGGGCGCTGGAAGATGGCCCTGATGACTCTTCGGGCCGTGACGCTGGGACTCGGTAATCAGCCAAGCGTCAGCAGCTACGCCTTCACCACGCGGGATGCTGTTCCTTGCCAGATTGACGGCGAGGTCAGGCATCTTCCGGCCGCCACGCATGTCCTGGTGGAAAGCGCGAAGGGCGCCCTGGCCGTTATCTGA